In Sphingobacterium zeae, one genomic interval encodes:
- a CDS encoding Glu/Leu/Phe/Val family dehydrogenase, which produces MSTSQNSIFELMSQSGHQNLFFCNDELVGLRAIVAIHDTTLGPAIGGVRMLPYESTEEAIEDALRLSKAITYKSAITGLNLGGGSAVIIGNSRLDKSEVLLRRLGQFIEGLNGNFIASLDVGTTQRDLEHIYTETDHVAGLPKAIHGSGVGDPSIFAAQGVYFGIKACLKELYGSENVAGKKVIVHGVGGVGERLIAMLREENARVYVSDITEEKMLKVAAKYKAEPIPYNEVFDHEFDVYSPCALGGTVNPESAQKMQCKIIAGSANNQLKDELVTSSILHERGILYAPDYLINAGALIGCYSEIQNYGVDHTEFVIKNIYNATRDVLKKSKEENISTFEAANRIAEKRIQDIKKIKR; this is translated from the coding sequence ATGTCAACATCTCAAAATTCTATTTTTGAATTGATGAGCCAGTCTGGCCATCAAAACTTATTTTTCTGTAATGATGAATTAGTGGGCTTAAGAGCTATCGTTGCGATCCATGACACAACATTGGGACCTGCGATAGGGGGAGTTCGTATGTTACCATACGAAAGTACAGAAGAAGCTATTGAGGATGCTTTACGTTTATCCAAGGCCATTACCTATAAGTCTGCCATCACCGGATTGAATCTCGGTGGGGGAAGTGCTGTGATAATCGGTAATAGTCGTTTGGACAAATCTGAGGTTTTATTGCGCCGTTTGGGCCAGTTTATTGAAGGATTGAATGGTAATTTCATTGCTTCACTAGACGTAGGTACGACACAACGTGATTTAGAACATATTTATACCGAGACTGACCACGTTGCTGGTCTACCAAAGGCTATTCATGGTAGCGGTGTCGGTGATCCTTCCATTTTTGCTGCACAAGGTGTTTATTTTGGTATAAAAGCCTGTTTAAAGGAATTATACGGATCGGAAAATGTTGCGGGTAAAAAAGTTATTGTACATGGAGTAGGTGGTGTTGGTGAGCGTTTGATTGCAATGTTACGTGAAGAGAATGCACGTGTATATGTCAGCGATATTACGGAAGAAAAAATGCTGAAAGTAGCGGCTAAGTACAAAGCTGAGCCAATACCTTACAATGAAGTATTCGATCACGAATTTGATGTATATTCTCCTTGTGCGTTAGGTGGTACGGTAAATCCGGAATCCGCACAGAAAATGCAATGCAAAATTATTGCTGGTTCTGCCAATAATCAATTGAAAGATGAACTTGTTACAAGTTCTATTCTGCATGAAAGAGGTATATTATACGCGCCTGACTATTTGATCAACGCTGGTGCATTAATCGGCTGTTACTCAGAAATTCAAAATTACGGCGTAGATCACACTGAATTTGTGATCAAAAATATTTATAATGCGACTAGAGACGTCTTAAAAAAATCGAAAGAAGAGAATATTTCGACTTTTGAAGCGGCTAATCGCATCGCGGAGAAGCGTATCCAAGATATTAAAAAAATCAAGCGGTAG
- the nusB gene encoding transcription antitermination factor NusB yields the protein MLNRRHLRVKVVQTLYAYSLSEDKDIKTFEKALLKNVDEVYEMYMWTLNLLDEVSDYVLIDAEGRANKFLPTEKDLSLTTKLSTNTFIESLRQNPQYGEGVKKYKISWSFDPEIVRTVFLQLKDSEAYLEYLQQEDRSIGTEKDIIKHIFKKIILKSPVIEQVFEEKFINWPVDKEVLQALIAKTFKNFSSEDPRRNKLAEITQNWNDDSDYIIALLGKTIRNTNEYQKLISDKTKNWESDRIALMDTLLMRMAICELINFPSIPVKVTINEYIEISKVFSTLKSNTFINGILDKILNDLNQQGRIQKAGRGLRD from the coding sequence ATGTTAAACAGGAGACACCTGAGGGTAAAAGTAGTGCAAACGCTTTATGCGTACAGTCTTTCAGAAGATAAAGACATCAAAACATTTGAAAAAGCACTATTAAAAAATGTGGATGAAGTCTATGAGATGTATATGTGGACACTGAATCTATTAGATGAGGTATCAGATTATGTTTTAATAGATGCAGAAGGTAGAGCCAATAAGTTCTTGCCTACTGAAAAAGACTTGTCTTTAACGACCAAGTTAAGTACAAACACTTTTATTGAGTCATTGAGACAAAATCCACAATATGGAGAAGGTGTCAAAAAGTATAAGATTTCGTGGAGTTTTGATCCGGAGATCGTGCGTACTGTATTTTTACAGTTAAAGGATTCCGAGGCTTATTTGGAATACTTGCAGCAAGAAGACCGTTCGATCGGTACGGAAAAAGATATTATCAAACATATCTTTAAAAAGATCATCTTGAAATCACCGGTTATCGAGCAGGTTTTTGAAGAAAAATTTATCAACTGGCCGGTAGATAAGGAAGTTTTGCAAGCACTTATTGCGAAGACATTTAAGAATTTCAGTTCGGAAGATCCGCGTAGAAATAAACTTGCAGAAATTACACAAAATTGGAATGACGATAGCGATTATATCATTGCATTATTGGGTAAAACTATTCGTAATACAAATGAGTATCAAAAGCTTATCTCTGACAAAACAAAGAATTGGGAGTCAGATCGGATTGCTTTAATGGATACGTTATTGATGCGTATGGCGATATGTGAATTGATTAATTTTCCATCAATTCCCGTGAAAGTAACAATAAATGAGTATATTGAAATTTCTAAGGTATTCAGTACATTGAAAAGTAATACATTTATTAATGGTATCTTAGATAAAATATTGAACGACCTGAATCAGCAGGGACGAATCCAGAAGGCAGGTCGTGGTTTAAGAGATTAA
- a CDS encoding DUF1573 domain-containing protein, producing MKNIVKYSVLALSAVLLFSCGNTNKGKEEGAKIATDTAAADSLSKAAAQLGKVEFEESAFDFGQVKEGAQVKHTFVLKNSGDAPVIISKVTASCGCTQPEFSKSPILPGGTSEIHVTFNSEGQVGKQQKIITIQSNASNGLTTVQLKGEVLAK from the coding sequence ATGAAAAACATTGTTAAATATTCGGTTTTAGCTTTATCAGCAGTGCTTTTATTTTCTTGTGGAAATACAAACAAGGGAAAAGAAGAAGGAGCGAAGATAGCAACCGACACCGCCGCTGCAGATAGCCTTTCTAAGGCTGCAGCACAATTGGGAAAAGTAGAATTTGAGGAGTCTGCATTTGATTTCGGCCAGGTAAAGGAAGGCGCACAGGTAAAACACACTTTTGTACTTAAAAATTCGGGAGATGCACCTGTTATTATTTCTAAGGTCACTGCTTCATGTGGTTGTACACAACCGGAGTTTTCGAAAAGTCCTATTTTGCCAGGTGGAACATCTGAAATTCATGTAACTTTCAATAGTGAAGGACAAGTTGGTAAACAGCAGAAGATTATTACGATTCAATCGAATGCTTCCAATGGCTTGACAACCGTACAGTTAAAAGGCGAAGTATTAGCGAAATAA
- the yajC gene encoding preprotein translocase subunit YajC — MNTVLLQAAGGNLMSFLPMVLIIVVFYFFMIRPQMKKQKDHKKYIEELGVNSKVVTTAGIHGRIVEVSDTTFLVDVGSGVRIRFDKSAIALDASKAANNTEKSAS; from the coding sequence ATGAACACAGTATTATTACAAGCAGCAGGTGGCAATTTGATGAGTTTTCTACCAATGGTTTTGATTATCGTGGTATTTTATTTCTTCATGATCAGACCGCAAATGAAGAAGCAAAAAGATCACAAAAAATATATTGAAGAACTTGGAGTAAACTCTAAAGTAGTAACTACAGCTGGTATCCACGGGCGTATTGTAGAAGTATCAGATACGACTTTCTTAGTTGATGTAGGTTCGGGCGTTAGAATCCGTTTTGACAAATCAGCCATTGCTTTAGATGCTTCTAAAGCTGCTAACAACACAGAAAAGAGCGCTTCATAA
- a CDS encoding DUF6266 family protein encodes MAIIKNGVNGTVSGKAGSVVFVSTKTGNYVRSLPRVKKREPTPEQLLSRTRFKTMRSHISMLNPIITIGYKAYSYPKRAYDVAMSYNLNHALIQEENGFVVDWQKFMIAKGSPNPITSYTMDFDQENQVFLVTWEYDPYLEKKFDMGTYDSFLFLYNATYNGAEYPFLTNEAKNSLITGRQNIDIPKHKKQVTYEVYIFFVESYGGGNTDSMHLGNIKI; translated from the coding sequence ATGGCAATCATCAAAAATGGCGTTAATGGGACTGTTTCCGGGAAAGCAGGCTCTGTTGTATTTGTGTCGACTAAAACAGGAAATTATGTACGCTCTCTCCCTCGCGTTAAAAAACGAGAGCCCACACCTGAACAGCTGCTGAGTAGAACACGCTTCAAAACTATGAGGTCGCATATAAGCATGTTAAACCCGATCATCACTATAGGCTACAAGGCATACAGTTATCCGAAACGGGCCTATGATGTCGCAATGTCTTATAATTTGAACCATGCGCTTATTCAGGAAGAGAACGGTTTTGTGGTGGACTGGCAAAAATTTATGATTGCCAAAGGAAGTCCCAATCCCATCACTTCCTACACGATGGATTTCGATCAAGAAAACCAGGTATTTCTGGTTACTTGGGAATACGACCCCTATCTGGAGAAGAAATTTGACATGGGAACTTATGATTCGTTCTTATTCCTGTATAATGCAACGTATAATGGGGCTGAATATCCATTTTTGACGAATGAGGCGAAAAATAGCTTAATAACGGGTAGACAAAACATTGATATACCGAAACATAAAAAGCAAGTGACCTATGAAGTGTATATCTTTTTTGTAGAGAGCTATGGCGGAGGTAATACAGACAGTATGCACTTAGGTAATATAAAGATTTGA
- a CDS encoding DUF4872 domain-containing protein, whose protein sequence is MSLASLALARAEKGPMSSKNLYYTIAGNMENVELKEVLIAAMVKNAKQYLAPPISNFQNPCHKREKCNGNIGFIRIGHLNEKIFCSNRFNRFSLKINNKLNLNVFIFNLLSIILT, encoded by the coding sequence ATGTCGCTTGCGAGTTTAGCTTTAGCGCGGGCAGAGAAAGGGCCTATGTCGTCCAAAAATTTGTATTATACCATAGCAGGTAATATGGAGAACGTTGAACTGAAAGAAGTGCTGATTGCCGCAATGGTCAAAAATGCAAAGCAATATCTTGCACCACCTATCAGCAATTTTCAAAACCCTTGCCACAAAAGAGAAAAATGCAATGGAAATATTGGCTTCATTAGGATAGGCCACTTGAATGAAAAAATCTTCTGTAGCAATAGGTTTAACCGTTTTTCTTTAAAAATAAATAACAAATTGAATTTAAACGTGTTTATATTCAATTTGTTATCAATTATATTGACCTAA
- a CDS encoding helix-turn-helix domain-containing protein codes for MPIIINLDVVLAKRKMSLTELSEKVGLSLVNLSILKTGKAKGVRFETLEAICKVLDCKPGDILDIE; via the coding sequence ATGCCTATTATAATTAATTTAGATGTTGTCTTAGCCAAGCGTAAAATGTCTTTGACAGAATTATCGGAGAAAGTCGGTTTGAGCCTTGTCAATCTTTCCATCTTAAAAACGGGAAAGGCTAAAGGCGTCCGGTTTGAAACCTTAGAAGCCATCTGCAAAGTGCTGGACTGCAAGCCCGGAGACATTCTTGATATAGAGTAA
- a CDS encoding CdaR family protein, translated as MANAVRINKTQQRKINVFVRCVGISLLAWLLFSISNQYTVSVKAAIEYVNLPEKRAFHPQQSDTVKVKLEMTGWQFLFSKAALETPKVQVDLSSLKTKDWIVFSNQLGFINRQFPHEQRVVSVSPDTLFFDFSKQTQRKVPVNPLANIAFKRGYGFIAETKVTPAYVTITGPYEDVSEIEYWETDTVRGKDVETDVRTVANLAKNQKGNINVYPTSVEVLMPVGELTEKVIELPVKVENGQRYSSVRLSPSKVVVTVLMSVKDYNRYTSRDFEAVVDLSDWEKNQVQYLPILLTKVPEYCQIISIVPQNVDFFVRK; from the coding sequence ATGGCGAATGCAGTTCGAATAAATAAGACCCAACAGCGTAAGATTAATGTCTTCGTGCGTTGTGTTGGAATTTCGTTGTTAGCTTGGTTATTGTTTTCGATTTCCAATCAATATACTGTGTCCGTTAAGGCAGCAATTGAATATGTCAATCTTCCCGAGAAACGCGCATTTCACCCGCAGCAATCCGATACGGTAAAGGTGAAATTGGAGATGACGGGATGGCAATTTTTATTTTCAAAGGCTGCTTTGGAAACACCTAAAGTTCAGGTCGACCTAAGCTCACTAAAAACCAAAGATTGGATCGTTTTTTCTAATCAGCTAGGATTTATAAATCGGCAATTTCCGCATGAACAGCGGGTCGTGTCGGTGAGTCCCGATACCTTATTTTTCGATTTTTCGAAACAGACACAACGTAAAGTGCCTGTGAATCCCCTAGCTAATATTGCATTTAAACGGGGATATGGCTTTATCGCTGAAACTAAAGTCACACCTGCTTATGTCACCATCACCGGACCTTACGAGGATGTTTCGGAAATTGAATACTGGGAAACCGATACCGTTCGCGGGAAAGACGTAGAAACTGATGTACGAACTGTTGCGAATCTGGCGAAAAATCAAAAAGGGAATATCAATGTTTATCCAACGTCTGTTGAGGTGCTGATGCCAGTAGGTGAATTGACTGAGAAAGTAATCGAATTACCTGTCAAGGTGGAAAATGGGCAACGTTATAGTTCGGTCAGACTTAGTCCAAGTAAAGTTGTTGTCACCGTATTGATGTCCGTAAAAGATTACAATAGGTATACTTCGCGCGATTTTGAGGCAGTGGTAGATCTTTCAGATTGGGAGAAGAATCAGGTACAGTACTTACCCATTTTATTGACCAAAGTTCCGGAATATTGTCAGATAATTAGCATTGTGCCTCAAAATGTAGACTTTTTTGTACGTAAATAA
- the coaE gene encoding dephospho-CoA kinase (Dephospho-CoA kinase (CoaE) performs the final step in coenzyme A biosynthesis.) — translation MKIGITGGIGSGKTFICKLFKAMAVPVYNADEEAKKLMNSDIRIKERLIAEFGAETYPDGKLDRAFLAQRIFSERAKLELVNGIIHPIVIQEAKEWAEQQKSRYTLKEAALLFESGSYKDLDYTILVTAPLHIRVKRVMERDGVTEEQVMERINTQLTDEEKLKLADFVIINDGTTPLLPQVWNLHQKFLK, via the coding sequence ATGAAGATTGGAATAACAGGCGGAATTGGATCAGGTAAAACTTTTATCTGCAAGCTCTTTAAAGCCATGGCAGTACCTGTTTATAACGCGGATGAGGAAGCTAAAAAACTGATGAATAGTGATATTCGCATTAAAGAACGATTAATCGCGGAATTTGGAGCAGAGACTTATCCGGACGGGAAGCTGGATCGAGCTTTCTTAGCTCAACGTATATTTTCAGAAAGAGCGAAGCTCGAACTTGTGAACGGAATTATACACCCTATTGTTATACAGGAGGCCAAGGAATGGGCAGAACAACAAAAATCCCGTTATACGCTCAAGGAGGCTGCTTTGCTTTTTGAAAGTGGCTCTTACAAGGATCTTGATTATACCATCCTGGTTACTGCGCCTTTACACATACGTGTTAAACGTGTTATGGAGCGTGATGGCGTCACTGAAGAACAGGTCATGGAGCGAATAAATACGCAACTAACTGATGAAGAAAAATTAAAACTGGCAGACTTCGTCATCATTAATGATGGAACCACACCACTATTGCCACAAGTGTGGAATCTACATCAAAAATTTTTAAAATAA
- a CDS encoding exonuclease gives MSIILPDFFVRKPEGYYCRYGDFFIDASNPVMHNVVSHAHGDHASSGHDYVYATHVTALFMSHRYKQNRKDSYQVKIYNSPFKLGAVEITLIPAGHILGSAQILMEYMGVRYLYTGDYKLQPDDTCEPIEMHQADVLITESTFANPAVIHPNPAEEIKKLDGHASNILLGTYVLGKAQRVTDLINRYCPDRKVLVHSGILPYHRLYDQHGLKKLSYEPYNRKEMKQGEQNKVYLVPPMTFNSYFRATKVLRAFASGWKRLQAQNDIELYISDHVDWNDILQYIKMVDPREVWTLHGDGTILKSYFKDKLIVRDVFLAQA, from the coding sequence ATGTCTATAATATTGCCTGACTTCTTCGTCAGAAAGCCAGAAGGTTATTACTGCCGTTACGGTGATTTTTTTATCGATGCCAGCAATCCAGTTATGCATAATGTCGTATCTCATGCCCATGGCGATCATGCGAGCTCAGGGCACGATTATGTGTATGCTACCCATGTGACAGCTTTGTTTATGAGTCACCGTTATAAGCAAAATCGCAAAGACTCCTATCAGGTTAAAATATATAACAGTCCTTTTAAACTCGGTGCTGTCGAGATTACGTTAATACCTGCAGGGCATATTCTCGGGTCGGCACAGATTCTAATGGAATATATGGGCGTGCGATATTTGTATACCGGCGATTATAAATTACAGCCCGATGATACCTGTGAACCCATCGAAATGCATCAAGCCGATGTATTGATTACCGAAAGTACCTTTGCAAATCCGGCTGTTATCCATCCTAACCCGGCCGAGGAAATCAAAAAATTAGATGGTCATGCCAGCAATATCTTATTGGGTACTTATGTACTGGGAAAGGCGCAACGCGTTACTGATTTGATCAATAGATACTGTCCAGATAGAAAAGTACTTGTGCATAGTGGAATACTGCCGTACCATCGCCTTTACGATCAGCACGGGTTAAAGAAATTGTCCTACGAGCCCTACAACAGAAAAGAAATGAAACAGGGCGAACAGAATAAAGTTTATCTGGTCCCCCCAATGACATTTAATAGCTACTTCAGAGCGACCAAAGTATTGCGGGCGTTCGCTTCGGGCTGGAAGCGCCTGCAGGCACAGAATGATATCGAACTCTATATATCCGATCACGTGGACTGGAACGACATTCTCCAGTATATCAAAATGGTTGATCCTCGGGAAGTATGGACACTCCATGGTGATGGAACGATTCTGAAAAGTTATTTCAAAGATAAACTGATCGTCCGCGACGTCTTTCTGGCACAAGCGTGA
- the dinB gene encoding DNA polymerase IV, whose translation MDSDQIYRKIIHLDMDAFYASVDQRDFPEYRGKAIAVGGSPDGRGVVATASYEARKFGVKSAMSSRKALQLCPHIIFTYPRFDVYRQVSYQIREIFLRYTDLIEPLSLDEAYLDVTVDKQGIGSAIDIAKAIKGAIKDELNLTVSAGVSVNKFVAKIASDMDKPNGLTFIGPSKIVKFMESLPVDKFFGVGKVTAKKMHELGLFTGLDLKKQREDDLVRWFGKTGHFFHRIVRGIDDRPVVPNRSSKSIGIEDTFEEDVEAFEELNSILHRLCQQLWLRIGKKEVSGRTLTLKVKYADFVQLTRSTTIESSFDSEDKIYATAHRLLSKVELLNKVRLLGVSISNFVEENDFPKEGIQLNLFEHRL comes from the coding sequence ATGGACTCAGACCAGATATATCGCAAGATCATTCATTTAGATATGGACGCATTCTATGCGTCTGTAGATCAGCGCGACTTTCCCGAATATCGGGGGAAGGCAATCGCTGTCGGCGGATCTCCAGATGGGAGAGGGGTGGTTGCGACAGCGAGCTATGAAGCAAGAAAATTTGGTGTCAAATCTGCTATGAGTTCAAGAAAGGCTCTGCAACTGTGCCCTCATATTATCTTCACTTATCCCCGTTTTGATGTGTATCGCCAGGTTTCGTATCAGATCAGGGAGATTTTTCTACGGTATACTGACTTAATTGAACCACTTTCCCTGGATGAAGCATATTTAGATGTTACAGTGGATAAACAGGGCATTGGTTCGGCAATCGATATTGCCAAAGCGATTAAAGGAGCTATTAAGGACGAACTGAACTTAACGGTGTCGGCTGGTGTGTCTGTCAATAAATTTGTAGCGAAAATTGCTTCAGATATGGATAAACCCAATGGTTTGACGTTTATCGGTCCTTCTAAAATTGTTAAGTTTATGGAGTCATTGCCTGTAGATAAATTTTTTGGCGTCGGGAAAGTGACTGCAAAGAAAATGCACGAACTGGGTCTTTTTACGGGGCTCGATTTAAAAAAACAGCGTGAGGATGATCTGGTCCGTTGGTTTGGAAAGACAGGTCACTTTTTTCACCGTATTGTCAGAGGTATCGATGACCGTCCAGTTGTTCCTAATCGCAGCAGTAAATCGATTGGTATTGAGGATACTTTTGAAGAGGATGTAGAAGCATTTGAAGAATTAAATAGCATTTTGCATCGACTCTGTCAACAGTTGTGGTTACGTATCGGCAAAAAGGAAGTTTCTGGACGAACGTTAACTTTAAAAGTTAAGTATGCGGATTTTGTTCAACTTACACGTAGCACGACCATAGAAAGTAGTTTCGACTCCGAAGACAAAATTTACGCCACTGCACATCGTTTGTTAAGCAAGGTTGAGCTGCTAAACAAGGTGCGGCTATTGGGAGTTTCAATATCCAACTTTGTGGAAGAAAATGATTTTCCAAAAGAAGGTATACAGCTAAACCTTTTTGAGCATCGTCTTTAA
- a CDS encoding S9 family peptidase yields MNTVSRVLLGASIVFFVHETGVAQKKLDFAQSWGQKQSLTVRTNQYPGWADGTAYLENDVNDGHLYQVNVKSGKRSIYTIPAKDGTVVYIDSNDIFLKSSDGAVKKLTNSPDIAEQNPTLSPDGKYVAFTRKSNLYSVDVASGEEMQYTHDGTDVIYNGWSSWVYYEEILGRPTKYKAFWWSPDSRKIAFMRFDDTKVPMFPIYSSKGQHGYLEETRYPKAGDPNPEVKVGIVHLEGGNVTWADFNEKDDQYFGQPYWAFDSKNVMVQWMNRDQNNLKFYQVDPNSGSKKEIYDERQASWINLDHDERITYLADNKYYILKSDKTGWAHYYLYKLDGTLVNPITSGEWQVTELKRIDEKNKVIYFTARKENSARFDLYRVDYSGKNLKRLTFGEYSHDVNVSPDGKYFITKYSNVSTPDRFALLDNQGKVVRQLADSKAADFASYTYGKTEYLHLKSDDGLFDLPLTITYPTNFDKSKVYPVVFSIYGGPDAGTVKDTWKGTANQYWANEGIIQVSADHRASGHFGKQGVAYMHRNLGHWEIIDYSTIVKWLKSQPWVAKNKVLITGHSYGGYMTCLAMTKAADVFDFGIAGAPVTSWGLYDSHYTERWMDTPQDNPEGYKTGSVLTYANHYKGVLRIMHGDMDDNVHLQNTIQLVDKLTDRNVPFELMIYPGSRHGFDRSKSKYDFNERARFYYQYLLEKPLPKEFK; encoded by the coding sequence ATGAATACGGTATCAAGAGTACTCTTAGGTGCGTCGATCGTTTTTTTTGTGCACGAGACTGGTGTTGCGCAGAAGAAATTGGATTTTGCGCAGTCCTGGGGGCAAAAGCAATCTTTGACAGTTCGCACCAATCAGTATCCGGGCTGGGCAGACGGGACAGCTTACCTGGAGAATGATGTAAACGATGGTCATTTGTATCAGGTCAACGTTAAATCAGGCAAAAGAAGTATTTATACAATTCCTGCTAAAGATGGAACAGTTGTCTACATCGATAGCAACGATATCTTCCTAAAAAGCAGTGATGGAGCCGTAAAAAAGCTGACCAATTCGCCTGATATTGCCGAACAGAACCCAACGTTGTCACCAGATGGTAAATACGTGGCTTTTACGCGCAAAAGTAATTTATACAGCGTGGATGTGGCGTCCGGAGAAGAGATGCAATATACACATGATGGTACTGACGTCATTTACAATGGTTGGTCATCTTGGGTGTATTACGAAGAGATTCTTGGGCGTCCGACAAAGTACAAAGCTTTTTGGTGGTCTCCAGATAGTCGTAAGATAGCATTTATGCGGTTCGATGATACAAAGGTTCCGATGTTTCCGATTTATTCGTCCAAAGGCCAGCATGGTTACCTGGAGGAGACAAGATATCCCAAAGCCGGTGACCCAAATCCGGAAGTGAAGGTAGGAATCGTTCACCTCGAAGGGGGCAACGTTACCTGGGCTGATTTCAACGAGAAAGACGATCAGTATTTTGGCCAGCCTTATTGGGCCTTTGATAGTAAAAATGTGATGGTACAGTGGATGAACCGGGATCAGAACAATTTGAAGTTTTATCAAGTGGATCCGAATTCAGGTTCGAAAAAAGAAATCTATGATGAGCGTCAGGCTTCATGGATCAATTTGGATCACGATGAGCGTATCACGTATCTGGCGGACAACAAATATTATATCCTAAAATCGGATAAGACAGGCTGGGCGCATTATTACCTCTATAAATTGGATGGAACATTGGTTAATCCAATTACTTCCGGCGAATGGCAGGTAACGGAATTAAAACGGATTGATGAAAAAAATAAGGTGATCTATTTTACCGCACGTAAAGAAAACTCAGCGCGTTTTGATTTGTACCGCGTGGATTATTCGGGTAAAAATCTCAAACGTCTGACGTTCGGTGAATACTCGCACGATGTGAATGTCTCGCCTGACGGCAAGTATTTTATTACTAAATACTCCAATGTGAGTACACCCGATCGGTTCGCTTTGTTGGATAATCAAGGTAAGGTCGTACGTCAGCTAGCGGATAGTAAAGCTGCTGATTTTGCCTCGTATACCTACGGTAAAACCGAATATTTACATCTTAAATCGGATGACGGATTGTTCGATCTTCCCCTAACAATAACTTATCCGACAAATTTTGATAAATCAAAAGTTTACCCGGTTGTTTTCAGTATTTACGGTGGGCCTGACGCGGGAACGGTAAAAGATACCTGGAAAGGAACGGCCAATCAGTACTGGGCCAATGAAGGAATTATTCAAGTCTCTGCAGATCACCGGGCATCTGGTCATTTTGGTAAACAAGGTGTTGCTTATATGCACCGCAATCTTGGTCACTGGGAAATTATTGATTATTCGACAATTGTTAAATGGTTAAAATCGCAACCTTGGGTCGCTAAAAACAAAGTACTTATCACCGGGCATAGCTATGGTGGCTATATGACTTGTTTGGCGATGACGAAGGCGGCTGATGTATTTGATTTTGGTATTGCTGGCGCACCGGTTACCTCTTGGGGTCTCTATGATAGTCATTACACGGAAAGATGGATGGATACACCACAGGACAATCCTGAAGGCTATAAAACCGGATCTGTATTGACTTATGCTAATCATTATAAAGGTGTGCTGCGCATTATGCATGGCGATATGGACGACAATGTACATCTGCAGAATACAATCCAGCTGGTCGATAAATTGACTGATCGAAATGTTCCTTTCGAATTGATGATTTATCCTGGAAGCCGTCATGGATTTGACCGATCGAAAAGTAAATATGATTTTAATGAACGTGCGCGTTTTTACTATCAATATTTACTGGAAAAGCCACTTCCAAAAGAGTTTAAATAA
- a CDS encoding beta-carotene 15,15'-monooxygenase gives MIQFLKESTFAVNEVFNKSLELLKKHYFSVAGLCFLLFVTSGLSNYLATSISDFNVVLSGFMAFFFMVMYFGLNMTLFKYILSLIDGNHDKKLIQCIPSSKELVYFFGAMLSIMVLSIMLLMLLGAVSLPFLYLFENGENRVELMSKFTMFVVFVAAILTFLLIIRVAFYPFFIIDKHAGTFKSLRFSFALTKGNVFKLLLILAVFAFFQLLQMYFNFLEYYIIFIILNLVSSFLVVPLACIVVSVAYRSMMADYHGGEDPKILKNIF, from the coding sequence ATGATTCAATTCCTAAAGGAAAGTACTTTTGCCGTTAATGAGGTTTTTAATAAGTCATTGGAGTTGCTGAAAAAGCATTATTTTTCGGTTGCCGGGCTTTGTTTTCTGTTATTTGTGACTTCTGGACTCTCCAATTATCTCGCAACATCGATTAGTGATTTCAATGTAGTGTTGAGTGGTTTTATGGCGTTTTTTTTCATGGTGATGTATTTCGGATTGAATATGACTTTGTTTAAGTATATTTTGAGTCTGATTGATGGAAATCATGATAAGAAGCTGATTCAATGTATTCCAAGTTCAAAGGAACTCGTTTACTTTTTCGGAGCTATGCTCAGTATTATGGTACTTTCAATAATGCTCTTAATGCTATTGGGGGCAGTTTCTTTACCTTTCCTTTATTTGTTTGAAAACGGTGAAAATCGTGTGGAGCTGATGAGCAAGTTTACGATGTTTGTTGTTTTTGTGGCAGCTATATTAACTTTTCTCCTAATTATAAGAGTGGCATTTTATCCGTTCTTCATTATAGATAAACACGCGGGGACTTTCAAATCTTTGCGTTTTAGTTTTGCACTGACAAAGGGTAACGTGTTCAAACTGTTGTTGATTTTGGCTGTGTTTGCTTTCTTTCAGTTGCTGCAGATGTATTTTAATTTTTTAGAATATTACATAATTTTTATTATTTTGAACCTCGTGAGTTCTTTTTTGGTTGTACCTTTAGCTTGCATTGTCGTTTCGGTAGCTTATCGTTCGATGATGGCCGACTACCATGGTGGAGAGGATCCAAAGATTTTAAAAAATATATTTTAA